One region of Chlorobiota bacterium genomic DNA includes:
- the scpB gene encoding SMC-Scp complex subunit ScpB — translation MARQPYITDDPQLLKPVLEALIFASEEPLPPRMLIRLILGDQPDGKLREEPPPLFAEANGTEEAKPTENPEQPPTAEESLEAEAEDLAEAFEEAEARSAGRPSRSGRTETINQKYIRRLVEELNLEYDESGRAFRIVEVAGGFQYATIREYGEWVAMLSKEKLRRRLSPAALETLAIIAYRQPVSKPEIEQIRGVNCDQVLLSLLEKNLVAITGRSEGVGRPLLYGSSDDFLRCFGLNNVGDLPKLREIEELMEEDAFSAERAEVITVDEATEVAEIEARVGAAGNTPDQATATPEGPQLAEAETATDHAEANAPEEVPQQ, via the coding sequence ATGGCCCGACAACCATACATCACCGACGACCCACAGCTGCTGAAGCCAGTGCTGGAAGCACTGATCTTTGCCAGCGAAGAACCGCTTCCGCCACGGATGCTGATCCGCTTGATCCTGGGCGACCAACCGGACGGAAAACTCCGCGAGGAACCCCCACCCCTGTTCGCCGAAGCAAACGGAACCGAAGAAGCCAAACCAACCGAGAATCCCGAGCAGCCCCCCACAGCCGAGGAAAGCCTTGAGGCCGAAGCCGAGGACCTTGCCGAAGCGTTCGAGGAAGCCGAGGCACGCTCTGCCGGGCGGCCATCGCGCAGTGGCCGAACGGAGACGATCAACCAGAAATATATCCGGCGGCTGGTTGAGGAACTGAACCTTGAGTATGATGAATCGGGGCGTGCGTTCCGGATTGTGGAGGTTGCCGGCGGGTTCCAGTACGCCACCATCCGCGAGTACGGGGAATGGGTGGCCATGCTCTCCAAAGAAAAACTCCGCCGCCGGCTTTCCCCCGCCGCGCTGGAAACGTTGGCGATTATCGCCTATCGCCAGCCGGTTTCTAAGCCGGAGATCGAGCAGATTCGCGGGGTGAACTGCGACCAAGTTCTGCTGTCGCTGCTGGAGAAAAACCTGGTGGCAATCACCGGGCGAAGCGAAGGGGTGGGCCGCCCGCTTCTTTACGGCTCCAGCGATGATTTCCTTCGCTGCTTTGGCCTGAACAACGTGGGAGATTTGCCAAAACTGCGCGAGATCGAGGAGCTGATGGAAGAAGATGCCTTCAGCGCCGAACGTGCCGAGGTTATCACTGTTGACGAGGCCACCGAGGTTGCCGAAATCGAGGCACGCGTTGGCGCGGCCGGAAACACGCCGGACCAAGCCACCGCCACGCCAGAAGGACCGCAGCTTGCCGAAGCAGAAACCGCCACGGATCACGCCGAAGCAAACGCGCCGGAAGAGGTTCCCCAGCAATAG
- a CDS encoding segregation/condensation protein A, with product MNATQYVISLPNFEGPLDLLLFFIKRDELDIYDIPISQITEEFLVYTHALQMLDLEQAGEFIVMAATLMQIKAKMLLPKPERGINEEEEEDPRAELVRRLIEYKQYKEIAEQLRNREEENRLVFYRQNFLADERVIEPETPEETLRNVTLFDLLTAFKKAVDRARKRKDIHVVERIAYTVEEQTDYILSIFNQRSQVTFFELIDRLDRMGIIVTMLALLELIKNKFIAFHQDDNFEDILLYKL from the coding sequence ATGAACGCTACCCAGTACGTTATCTCGCTGCCGAACTTCGAGGGGCCGTTGGATCTGCTCCTGTTTTTCATCAAGCGGGATGAGCTTGACATCTACGACATCCCCATCTCCCAGATTACCGAGGAATTCCTGGTGTACACCCATGCATTGCAGATGCTGGACTTGGAACAGGCCGGGGAGTTCATCGTGATGGCCGCCACGCTGATGCAGATTAAGGCCAAAATGCTCCTGCCAAAACCGGAACGGGGCATCAACGAGGAGGAGGAAGAGGACCCACGCGCCGAGCTTGTGCGCCGATTGATCGAATACAAGCAGTACAAGGAAATCGCCGAGCAGCTACGCAACCGCGAGGAGGAGAACCGCCTGGTGTTCTACCGCCAAAACTTCCTTGCCGATGAACGGGTGATTGAGCCAGAAACCCCGGAAGAAACCTTGCGGAACGTCACCCTGTTCGACCTGCTGACCGCCTTCAAGAAGGCCGTGGACCGCGCACGCAAACGGAAGGATATCCACGTTGTGGAACGGATTGCTTACACCGTGGAAGAACAAACCGACTACATCCTTTCCATCTTCAACCAACGCTCGCAAGTGACGTTTTTCGAACTGATTGACCGCCTGGATAGGATGGGAATTATCGTCACAATGCTGGCCTTGCTGGAACTGATTAAAAATAAGTTTATTGCCTTCCATCAGGATGACAACTTCGAGGACATCCTGCTGTACAAACTCTAA
- a CDS encoding RNA polymerase sigma factor: MAQHEASNREDEILVEGIRAGDHAAFTTLFQKYKTGIYRFCLLMLGDAQAAEDIYQDIFLNFYRTCRDRQPIHNARNYLFGAARNRCLRHLETARRIEPIPDELELASDEDQTEMREYLEAALQRINPVYREAFLLFELEDYSYEEIAAQLEVSREVVRNRIYRAKLALQKILRPVLGR; this comes from the coding sequence ATGGCACAGCACGAAGCAAGCAACAGGGAGGATGAAATCCTTGTTGAAGGGATTCGTGCGGGGGATCATGCGGCCTTCACCACGCTGTTCCAGAAGTACAAAACGGGGATTTACCGCTTCTGCCTGCTGATGCTGGGGGATGCCCAAGCCGCCGAGGATATCTACCAGGACATCTTCCTGAATTTTTACCGCACCTGCCGCGACCGCCAGCCAATCCACAACGCACGGAACTACCTGTTCGGGGCCGCCCGCAATCGTTGCCTGCGGCATCTGGAAACAGCGCGCCGGATTGAGCCGATTCCCGACGAATTGGAGCTTGCTTCCGACGAAGACCAGACCGAGATGAGAGAGTATCTGGAAGCCGCGTTGCAACGGATTAACCCGGTGTACCGCGAAGCGTTCCTGCTGTTTGAGTTGGAGGATTATTCCTACGAGGAGATCGCCGCCCAGCTTGAGGTAAGCCGCGAAGTGGTCCGGAATCGGATTTACAGGGCAAAGCTGGCGTTGCAGAAGATTTTGCGCCCGGTGCTGGGGCGGTAG
- the gatC gene encoding Asp-tRNA(Asn)/Glu-tRNA(Gln) amidotransferase subunit GatC, which produces MSQITSDQVQHIARLAKLRFTPQELADFTAQFNQIVSYVEQLEEANTEGVAPMTSSLEELNVMRDDTPGTMLPPTEALRNAPKKTEGFFSVPKVIGEVEE; this is translated from the coding sequence ATGTCCCAGATTACTTCCGATCAAGTCCAGCATATTGCCCGCCTGGCAAAGCTCCGGTTCACGCCGCAGGAGTTAGCGGATTTCACCGCGCAATTCAACCAGATCGTTTCCTACGTGGAGCAGTTGGAAGAAGCCAACACCGAAGGCGTGGCCCCGATGACCAGCTCGCTGGAAGAACTTAACGTCATGCGTGACGACACCCCGGGAACAATGCTTCCCCCAACCGAAGCCTTGCGGAACGCGCCGAAGAAGACCGAAGGATTCTTCAGCGTCCCGAAAGTGATTGGGGAGGTTGAGGAGTGA
- the kdsB gene encoding 3-deoxy-manno-octulosonate cytidylyltransferase, whose translation MNVLAVIPARFASSRFPGKPLVPIAGVSLIERVYRRVCQARLVDHLLVATDDQRILDHVHGFGGNGVMTRPDHPSGSDRIAEAAKQYGQADVVVNVQGDEPLVEPALIDAMIDAVLPGTFGCATPVAPITSPHDLLNPNVVKVAMRDDGVPLYFSRSPIPHCRGKKPEEWLAEGAWFRHIGLYAYRAEALQQFVAAPPAMLEQIEQLEQLRMMALGIPMICVKTNYASIGVDTPEDLSAVEQALANLERSAD comes from the coding sequence ATGAACGTTCTGGCCGTGATCCCCGCCCGTTTTGCCAGCAGCCGGTTTCCGGGCAAACCCCTTGTGCCGATTGCTGGCGTAAGCCTTATCGAGCGGGTGTATCGGCGCGTTTGCCAGGCCCGCTTGGTGGACCACCTTCTTGTTGCCACCGACGACCAGCGAATCCTGGACCACGTCCACGGGTTTGGGGGGAATGGGGTGATGACCCGCCCCGACCATCCCAGCGGATCGGACCGGATTGCCGAAGCCGCCAAGCAGTACGGCCAGGCCGATGTGGTGGTGAACGTGCAAGGGGATGAGCCGCTGGTGGAGCCAGCCCTGATTGATGCCATGATTGATGCCGTGTTGCCAGGCACGTTCGGCTGCGCAACTCCGGTTGCCCCCATCACCAGCCCACACGATCTGCTGAACCCAAACGTTGTGAAAGTTGCCATGCGGGATGATGGCGTTCCGCTCTATTTCTCCCGAAGCCCAATCCCCCACTGCCGGGGGAAAAAGCCGGAGGAATGGTTGGCCGAAGGGGCGTGGTTCCGGCATATCGGCCTGTACGCTTACCGCGCCGAAGCCTTGCAGCAGTTCGTGGCCGCGCCCCCCGCAATGCTTGAACAGATTGAGCAGCTTGAGCAACTGCGCATGATGGCCCTGGGAATCCCGATGATCTGCGTGAAAACCAACTACGCCAGCATTGGGGTGGATACGCCGGAAGATCTATCCGCCGTTGAGCAAGCCCTGGCCAACCTTGAACGCTCCGCCGATTGA
- a CDS encoding LD-carboxypeptidase — MNNRTRRGFLRTAAATAVTGLLGGALLPETLRSQISPDTTGILPDTSAPRRTPRRRKKEEPRPLLKPPMLKPGDTIALVAPASGVSRGEILEATETLKRLGFAVKTGSHLTKDFGYLAAPDQERADEFMRFIADPEVKCLMAVRGGYGVMRILPLLDFEAIRANPKIIIGYSDLTALVNPIFQKSGVIAFHGPVATSTFDTYTLDSFRRTVMSNQAAGTFDESEEFSGIRFSEARAATIVPGKAQGRLVGGNLSLVAALMGTPYQIDLRGNILFLEEIEEEPYRIDRMLMQLALSGKLGECAGVALGRFTKCEARTRGGEFAVSLSLEQVLRGILEPLRIPTVYGLPIGHIKSKLTIPVGGLATLDGDARTLTLDEAAVG, encoded by the coding sequence ATGAACAACCGCACCCGCCGAGGTTTCCTTCGCACCGCCGCCGCCACTGCCGTTACTGGGCTGCTGGGGGGCGCGCTTTTGCCGGAAACGCTCCGTTCCCAGATTTCGCCAGATACCACCGGCATCCTTCCCGACACCAGCGCGCCGAGGCGAACACCACGCCGGCGAAAAAAGGAAGAGCCGCGCCCCCTGCTGAAACCCCCGATGCTGAAGCCTGGCGACACGATTGCCCTTGTTGCGCCGGCAAGTGGAGTCAGCCGTGGGGAGATTCTGGAGGCGACCGAGACGCTGAAGCGGCTGGGGTTTGCGGTGAAAACAGGGAGCCATCTGACAAAAGATTTCGGCTACCTTGCCGCGCCGGATCAAGAACGTGCTGATGAATTCATGCGGTTTATTGCCGATCCAGAAGTGAAATGCCTGATGGCGGTGCGCGGCGGCTACGGCGTGATGCGAATCCTTCCACTGCTTGACTTCGAGGCGATTCGCGCCAACCCAAAAATCATCATCGGCTACTCGGACCTGACCGCGCTGGTCAATCCAATCTTCCAAAAATCTGGTGTGATTGCCTTCCATGGCCCGGTGGCCACCTCCACCTTCGACACCTACACGCTGGATTCCTTCCGGCGCACGGTGATGTCCAATCAAGCGGCGGGGACGTTCGATGAAAGCGAGGAATTCAGCGGAATCCGTTTCAGCGAGGCACGCGCCGCAACGATTGTCCCGGGCAAAGCGCAGGGGCGGCTTGTGGGGGGGAATTTATCGCTGGTGGCGGCACTGATGGGAACCCCCTACCAGATTGACCTGCGGGGCAACATCCTCTTCCTGGAAGAAATCGAGGAAGAACCGTACCGGATTGACCGAATGCTGATGCAGCTTGCCCTAAGCGGAAAATTAGGGGAGTGCGCCGGCGTTGCGCTGGGGCGGTTCACCAAATGCGAGGCACGCACCCGGGGAGGGGAGTTTGCGGTGTCGTTATCGCTGGAGCAGGTGCTGCGGGGGATTCTGGAACCGTTGCGGATTCCCACGGTGTACGGGCTTCCAATCGGGCATATCAAAAGCAAGCTGACGATTCCGGTGGGGGGGCTGGCCACGCTGGATGGCGATGCCCGCACCCTTACGCTTGATGAAGCCGCGGTGGGGTGA
- a CDS encoding phosphotransferase — protein sequence MQSTTDPASLHARLSALFAGAFGFPAASIQNLRADGSDRKLYRLIGGDGTTAVGVFGPEPEENRAFLSYSRSLRLAGLPVPEIYAADEAAGIYLEEDLGDVTLFDLLSQMRTGSQFPEEVIPFYHRVLRLLPQVQVRGGAVIDYSVAWPHPEFDRHAMMWDLNYFKYHFLKLAQIPFHEGRLEEDFGRLCDFLLTADRSHFLYRDFQSRNIMVRNGEPWLIDYQGGRRGALPYDVASLLFDAKAAIPPALRQQMVEEYLDALEELVPVDRAEFRYQFRGFAVVRILQAMGAYGYRGWFQRKEHFLTSIPYALANITQLFADGLPVELPEITKALAAAVIHCQALNEGKEEGRAVTDPSPQSSATAQGLPERGLTVHITSFSYKRGGYPADGTGHGGGFVFDCRSLHNPGRYPEYKSLTGKDRAVVEFLEREKEVEKFWQDVCGLAQRSVAAYLGRGFSDISLAFGCTGGQHRSVYFAERLGDYLGKHFPAAIVEVRHRESGNWPSAGGVQS from the coding sequence ATGCAATCCACAACCGACCCTGCATCGCTTCACGCCCGGCTTTCCGCGCTGTTCGCCGGTGCCTTTGGCTTCCCGGCAGCATCCATCCAGAACCTTCGGGCCGACGGCTCGGACCGCAAACTCTATCGGCTTATCGGCGGCGATGGGACCACCGCTGTTGGGGTGTTCGGCCCCGAGCCGGAGGAGAATCGGGCGTTCCTTTCTTACTCGCGTTCGCTCCGTTTGGCGGGGCTTCCGGTTCCGGAAATTTATGCAGCTGATGAGGCGGCGGGGATCTATCTGGAGGAGGATTTGGGGGATGTGACATTGTTCGACCTGCTGAGCCAGATGCGCACCGGCAGCCAATTCCCGGAAGAGGTGATTCCCTTTTATCACCGCGTGCTGCGGTTGCTTCCCCAGGTTCAGGTGCGCGGTGGGGCGGTGATTGATTATTCGGTGGCGTGGCCGCATCCGGAGTTCGACCGCCACGCAATGATGTGGGACTTGAATTACTTCAAATATCACTTCCTGAAGTTGGCCCAGATTCCATTCCACGAGGGGAGGTTGGAGGAAGATTTTGGGCGACTGTGCGATTTCCTTCTAACGGCGGACCGTTCCCATTTTTTGTACCGCGATTTCCAGTCGCGGAACATCATGGTGCGCAACGGGGAGCCGTGGCTGATTGATTATCAGGGGGGCCGGCGCGGTGCGTTGCCGTATGACGTTGCCTCGCTGCTGTTCGATGCCAAAGCGGCAATCCCCCCGGCCTTGCGCCAGCAGATGGTGGAGGAGTACTTGGACGCTTTGGAGGAGTTGGTTCCGGTGGATCGGGCGGAGTTCCGCTACCAGTTTCGCGGGTTCGCGGTGGTGCGGATTCTTCAGGCAATGGGGGCGTATGGCTACCGGGGCTGGTTCCAGCGGAAGGAGCATTTTCTTACCAGCATCCCCTACGCCCTGGCCAACATCACCCAGCTGTTCGCCGACGGGCTGCCGGTGGAACTTCCAGAAATCACCAAAGCACTTGCCGCTGCCGTCATCCACTGCCAAGCATTGAATGAAGGGAAGGAGGAAGGAAGGGCGGTGACGGATCCATCACCCCAATCATCAGCCACGGCGCAGGGATTGCCGGAGCGCGGCCTTACCGTTCACATCACCAGTTTCAGCTACAAGCGTGGCGGGTATCCGGCGGATGGGACCGGGCATGGCGGAGGGTTTGTGTTCGATTGCCGCAGCCTTCACAATCCCGGGCGATACCCAGAGTACAAAAGCCTGACGGGGAAGGACCGGGCGGTGGTGGAGTTTTTGGAACGGGAGAAGGAAGTTGAGAAGTTTTGGCAGGACGTTTGCGGTTTGGCCCAGCGGTCGGTGGCGGCGTATCTGGGGCGCGGGTTCAGCGACATCAGCCTTGCGTTTGGGTGCACTGGCGGGCAGCATCGGTCGGTCTATTTTGCGGAGCGATTGGGGGATTATCTGGGCAAGCACTTCCCCGCCGCAATCGTTGAAGTGCGCCACCGCGAATCGGGCAATTGGCCTTCGGCTGGTGGCGTGCAATCGTAG
- a CDS encoding cation transporter, with translation MSLTRVTSVSLATNVLLFALKFWGFLMSGSVALFSDAMNSLLDVASSTAVLVSVRVGRKAPDREHPFGHSRAEPIAGFVLAVIACVLAVEVLQESIVKFLSKHDHEVSPWLFGILGVAIASKLVLAGWQQRVGRAAGSPAVLAMSVDSRNDVLSSLAALAGVTGAAVGFYQADEIAGLIVGIIILIGGVRIVRENLDMLLGRSPSDSVIDAVRQAVAAVAGVQAIRFCRGHYLGSELHFEIIIACHGDLSTAKSAQIADNVRLAAERVPEVNVAFIHVDTVEGPHHYPELLNVLDR, from the coding sequence GTGTCGCTAACCCGTGTCACCTCCGTTTCGCTGGCAACCAACGTGCTGTTGTTCGCGCTGAAATTTTGGGGATTTCTGATGAGCGGTTCGGTCGCCCTTTTTTCCGATGCCATGAACTCCCTGTTGGATGTTGCTTCCTCCACCGCCGTGCTGGTTTCCGTTCGCGTTGGGCGCAAGGCTCCGGACCGCGAGCACCCGTTTGGCCACAGCCGTGCCGAGCCGATTGCCGGGTTTGTGCTGGCGGTGATTGCCTGCGTGTTGGCGGTGGAGGTCCTGCAGGAATCCATCGTGAAATTCCTTTCCAAGCACGACCACGAAGTAAGCCCGTGGCTGTTCGGAATCCTTGGGGTGGCAATCGCCAGCAAGCTGGTGTTGGCGGGGTGGCAGCAGCGTGTTGGGCGCGCAGCCGGAAGCCCTGCGGTGCTGGCAATGTCGGTGGATTCCCGCAACGATGTCCTCTCCTCGCTGGCCGCGCTTGCTGGCGTTACTGGCGCGGCGGTGGGATTCTACCAAGCCGATGAAATCGCTGGGTTGATCGTTGGCATTATCATCCTGATTGGCGGGGTTCGGATCGTCCGCGAAAATCTTGATATGCTGTTGGGCCGTTCCCCTTCCGATAGTGTGATTGATGCGGTGCGGCAAGCGGTGGCGGCGGTTGCGGGGGTGCAAGCCATCCGTTTTTGCCGGGGCCATTATTTGGGAAGCGAACTCCATTTCGAGATTATCATTGCCTGCCACGGGGACCTTTCAACAGCCAAGTCGGCACAGATTGCCGACAATGTTCGCCTTGCTGCCGAACGGGTTCCCGAAGTCAACGTCGCCTTCATCCACGTTGACACCGTGGAAGGTCCCCACCACTATCCTGAGTTGCTGAACGTGCTGGATCGGTAA
- a CDS encoding T9SS type A sorting domain-containing protein has protein sequence MIRLRLPWPLALLILPMLAIPLVVARAQEGNVILDTVLTEHRWDIQDRKTVKVGFPDSTHRFRKIILHYKMRYTGFQTGDDYYDYTTQVFALRPTGKQDTLGNPIKEAIEISRAITAYGNFFSAGTELEWRADVTDFAPLFRDSVEIQTFYDGWKRGPLLTLWFEMTEGIPPMDIYRVEKVYAGSFRYGDPSNSIENALVPKTFPVNPNAGVTTLKITTTGHGFGGTDNAAEFSPKTHTVAINGKQAFSHYLWRDDCGRNPTFPQGGTWWLSRAGWCPGLEVTPYTYDLTPLIQGEDSVVIDYNMEPYTNAVPDKPASYYIYAYVMSAGQPNFQNDAEIVEVQAPNNEYRFRRLNPICSGAPPTIVVRNTGKEPLTQLMISYGINGSTDNTFNWTGNLKFLESAQIALPGIDLGTTAGTFQAVVSQVNGVADEYAGNSNVVTNFTPARTFANTMYVSVRTDDIPDYAGETTNGISYTITALDGTVMLDRSGLEDNVTYRDTVNLPNGGYRFRINDEGFADGLWFFFSQSATKGSYSLRDSKGKVLINATDLRADFGSYDELFFTVASTTDAPQETPASADEEYFTIYPNPTDGRFMVAANMQSLNNDPAVTLRVFSMLGEEVHSAPFRARAHGVMQLDLSLCPPGTYTVQLESADRVLRRRIVITGK, from the coding sequence ATGATACGTTTGCGACTTCCGTGGCCGCTGGCCCTGCTCATTCTGCCGATGCTGGCAATTCCGCTTGTTGTGGCGCGTGCCCAAGAGGGGAACGTTATTCTTGACACCGTTCTGACCGAGCACCGTTGGGATATTCAGGACCGCAAGACGGTCAAAGTGGGATTTCCCGACAGCACCCACCGGTTCCGTAAAATCATCCTTCACTACAAGATGCGGTACACCGGTTTCCAGACCGGGGATGATTACTACGATTACACCACGCAGGTTTTCGCGCTGCGCCCAACCGGGAAGCAGGACACCTTGGGGAACCCGATCAAAGAAGCGATTGAGATTTCGCGGGCAATCACCGCCTACGGGAATTTTTTCAGCGCGGGGACCGAGCTTGAATGGAGGGCCGATGTCACCGACTTCGCGCCGCTGTTCCGCGACTCGGTGGAAATCCAAACATTCTACGATGGCTGGAAACGTGGCCCGCTGCTGACGCTGTGGTTCGAGATGACCGAGGGGATTCCGCCGATGGATATCTATCGCGTGGAAAAGGTCTATGCCGGCAGCTTCCGCTACGGCGACCCAAGCAACTCCATCGAGAACGCGCTGGTTCCAAAAACTTTTCCGGTGAACCCCAACGCGGGGGTGACAACGCTGAAAATCACCACCACCGGCCACGGCTTTGGTGGGACCGATAACGCCGCCGAGTTCTCCCCCAAAACGCACACCGTTGCCATCAACGGCAAGCAGGCCTTCAGCCACTACCTGTGGCGCGACGACTGCGGGCGGAACCCAACCTTCCCGCAAGGGGGAACGTGGTGGTTGTCGCGCGCGGGGTGGTGCCCGGGGTTGGAAGTCACCCCGTACACCTACGATCTTACCCCGCTGATTCAGGGGGAGGATTCCGTGGTGATTGACTACAACATGGAACCCTACACTAACGCCGTCCCGGATAAGCCAGCATCGTACTACATCTACGCCTACGTGATGTCCGCCGGCCAGCCGAACTTCCAGAACGATGCAGAGATTGTGGAGGTGCAAGCCCCGAACAACGAGTACCGCTTCCGCCGCCTAAATCCGATTTGCAGCGGCGCGCCGCCAACAATTGTGGTGCGGAACACGGGGAAAGAACCGCTTACGCAGCTGATGATTAGCTACGGCATCAACGGCTCCACCGACAACACGTTCAACTGGACGGGGAATTTGAAGTTTTTGGAATCGGCCCAAATCGCGCTGCCGGGGATTGATCTTGGCACCACAGCGGGAACGTTCCAAGCGGTGGTTAGCCAGGTGAACGGCGTTGCCGATGAGTACGCCGGCAACAGCAACGTGGTCACGAACTTCACCCCGGCGCGGACGTTCGCCAACACGATGTACGTGTCGGTCCGGACCGACGACATCCCCGACTACGCTGGCGAGACCACCAACGGCATCAGCTACACCATCACCGCGCTGGATGGAACGGTGATGTTAGACCGCTCGGGGCTGGAGGACAACGTCACCTACCGCGACACCGTCAATCTGCCAAACGGCGGCTACCGGTTCCGCATCAACGACGAAGGGTTTGCCGATGGGCTTTGGTTCTTCTTCTCCCAAAGCGCAACCAAAGGGAGCTACAGCTTGCGCGATAGCAAGGGGAAGGTGCTGATTAACGCCACCGATTTGCGTGCCGATTTTGGGAGCTACGATGAGCTGTTTTTCACCGTTGCCAGCACCACCGATGCCCCGCAGGAAACGCCAGCATCAGCCGATGAAGAATATTTCACGATCTACCCCAACCCCACCGATGGCCGGTTTATGGTTGCCGCCAATATGCAATCGCTGAACAACGATCCGGCGGTGACGTTGCGGGTCTTCTCGATGCTTGGCGAAGAGGTCCACTCGGCTCCGTTCCGCGCACGCGCCCACGGGGTGATGCAGCTGGACCTTTCGCTCTGCCCCCCGGGGACCTACACCGTGCAACTGGAGTCGGCGGACAGAGTGTTGCGGCGGCGAATAGTGATTACAGGCAAGTAA
- the rsmB gene encoding 16S rRNA (cytosine(967)-C(5))-methyltransferase RsmB: MNHPKPQHHESATGAERPDAPHIYGTARGIAVKILTRVERSDAYLDKLLGAELSQSDLSDADKRLLGELATGVLRWRGRLDWVLTGFYHGEFSKCLSIVKNAMRVALYQIMFLERIPHSAAVNESVEIVKRLKGEKSAAIVNGVLRSVIRKISAITWPDRSGEPSYYLAAMQSHPQWLVRRWIEEFGIRETEHLLEANNQRPRLTLRVNLLRTTREAVEQRLASEGIKTSRSPWLPSILNVEGTFNITANQAFREGLFTVQDEGAAMAIHLAAPSPGIRVIDLCAAPGGKSTAMAELMNGNGEIIALDKYEPKLKLIAETAERLGLAETIHTSVGDASTITLPPADLVVVDAPCSGLGTLSKKPDIKWKREPEDIPQLAALQRAILANAAKLVRSAGVLLYSTCTIERRENQEVVEAFLADHPEFMLEPASEWLPAAVVTEDGFMQTLPHRHGLDGMFAARLRRKG, translated from the coding sequence ATGAATCATCCCAAACCGCAACATCACGAATCCGCCACCGGTGCCGAACGCCCCGATGCCCCCCACATCTACGGAACAGCACGCGGCATTGCCGTGAAAATCCTAACCCGCGTTGAACGAAGCGATGCCTACCTTGATAAACTTCTCGGGGCCGAGCTTAGCCAATCGGACCTTTCCGATGCCGACAAACGCTTGCTTGGCGAGCTTGCAACCGGCGTGCTTCGCTGGCGAGGAAGGCTGGATTGGGTGCTGACCGGATTCTACCACGGCGAATTCTCCAAATGCCTCTCCATCGTCAAAAACGCCATGCGGGTCGCGCTTTACCAGATCATGTTTCTGGAACGCATCCCCCACTCGGCAGCGGTCAACGAATCGGTGGAGATTGTGAAACGGCTGAAAGGGGAGAAATCGGCGGCGATTGTCAACGGCGTGCTTCGGAGCGTTATCCGAAAAATCTCCGCAATCACCTGGCCCGACCGCTCCGGCGAACCCTCCTACTACCTTGCGGCGATGCAATCCCACCCGCAATGGCTGGTGCGCCGCTGGATTGAGGAGTTCGGAATCCGCGAAACCGAGCACCTGCTGGAAGCCAACAACCAACGCCCACGGCTAACCTTGCGGGTCAACCTTCTGCGCACCACCCGCGAAGCCGTTGAGCAACGCCTTGCCAGCGAAGGGATCAAGACCTCGCGCTCCCCGTGGCTCCCTTCCATCCTGAACGTTGAGGGGACGTTCAACATCACGGCAAACCAGGCGTTCCGCGAAGGCTTGTTCACCGTGCAAGATGAAGGAGCGGCCATGGCAATCCACCTTGCCGCCCCTTCCCCGGGCATTCGCGTGATTGACCTGTGCGCCGCCCCGGGCGGAAAAAGCACCGCAATGGCCGAGCTGATGAATGGAAATGGTGAGATTATCGCGCTGGATAAGTACGAGCCAAAACTGAAATTGATTGCCGAAACCGCCGAACGACTTGGCTTGGCGGAAACAATCCACACCTCCGTTGGCGATGCCAGCACCATCACCCTTCCCCCCGCCGACCTTGTGGTTGTGGATGCCCCCTGCTCCGGACTGGGAACCCTCAGCAAAAAGCCGGATATCAAGTGGAAGCGGGAGCCGGAGGATATCCCGCAGCTTGCCGCGCTGCAACGTGCGATTCTGGCAAACGCCGCCAAGCTGGTGCGCTCCGCCGGGGTGTTGCTTTACTCCACCTGCACGATTGAGCGGCGCGAGAATCAAGAAGTGGTGGAAGCCTTCTTGGCCGATCATCCTGAGTTCATGTTGGAGCCAGCATCGGAATGGCTTCCGGCAGCGGTTGTCACCGAAGACGGCTTCATGCAAACGCTTCCCCACCGCCACGGATTGGACGGAATGTTTGCCGCACGGCTGCGGCGGAAGGGATAG